One window from the genome of Emys orbicularis isolate rEmyOrb1 chromosome 10, rEmyOrb1.hap1, whole genome shotgun sequence encodes:
- the LOC135884516 gene encoding zona pellucida sperm-binding protein 3-like yields MLGLLQAGRMGYSGSLSFALLCWVVSVVTGYNPWDFSRRDSAIWRPTPRAEPPHRRAHVPSLAQPYPWAQVDASQLRAVSPLQPVTVQCEEAQMVITVHRDLFGTGQLIKAADLSLGLAACQYTSLNAAENTVTFTAGLHECGSTLQMTPDSLVYSTSLNYNPTPASNPVILRTSPAVIPIECHYPRKDNVSSKAIKPTWVPFSSTLSAEERLGFSLRLMKDDWSAERPSNGFQLGEVMHIQADVSTGNHVALRLFVDSCVATLTPDRDSSPRYAVIDFNGCLVDGRSDDSTSAFIFPRPRQDMLQFMVDVFRFAGDARNLIYITCHLKVTAAEQAPDPLNKACSFNKAGNIWSPVEGTRDICRCCETGNCALLGGHSRRGSPLDRWPGRRFQRDVASRHGDFSVRVEEADVVVGPLIILDAYQESRGVVEDRMEAGKAAAPGAEANPRLELGLTLVAAAIALASMILAICFIYKNHRCAIAGTVV; encoded by the exons ATGCTGGGTTTGCTGCAGGCAGGCAGGATGGGATATAGCGGCAGCCTGAGctttgctctcctgtgctgggtgGTCAGTGTGGTGACTGGTTACAATCCCTGGGATTTCTCTAGGAGAGACTCAGCCATCTGGAGACCCAcccccagggctgagcccccTCATAGACGAGCCCATGTGCCCTCTCTTGCCCAGCCCTACCCCTGGGCTCAAGTTGATGCTTCCCAGCTCAGGGCTGTGTCCCCGCTGCAGCCTGTCACGGTGCAGTGTGAGGAGGCTCAGATGGTGATCACTGTGCACAGGGATCTGTTTGGGACAGGGCAACTGATCAAAGCTGCTGACCTGAGCCTTGGCCTGGCCGCCTGCCAGTACACATCCCTTAATGCTGCAGAGAACACAGTGACTTTTACGGCTGGGCTCCATGAATGTGGCAGCACCTTGCAG ATGACCCCAGACTCCCTAGTTTACAGCACAAGCCTGAACTAtaaccccacccctgccagcaaCCCAGTGATCCTGAGAACCAGTCCAGCTGTGATTCCCATTGAGTGTCACTACCCCAG GAAGGACAACGTGAGCAGTAAAGCCATCAAGCCAACATGGGTTCCCTTCAGTTCCACCCTGTCTGCTGAGGAGAGGCTGGGTTTCTCCCTGCGCCTGATGAAGG ATGACTGGAGTGCTGAGAGACCCTCCAATGGATTCCAGCTGGGGGAGGTCATGCATATCCAAGCTGATGTCAGCACTGGGAACCATGTGGCTTTGAGGCTCTTTGTGGACAGCTGTGTGGCCACCCTGACCCCAGACAGGGACTCCTCTCCCCGCTatgctgtcattgacttcaatgg ATGCCTGGTGGATGGGAGATCAGATGACAGCACCTCGGCCTTCATATTCCCCAGGCCCAGGCAGGACATGCTGCAGTTCATGGTGGATGTGTTCAGGTTTGCAGGAGATGCCAGGAACTTG ATCTACATCACCTGCCATCTGAAAGTCACTGCAGCTGAGCAAGCCCCAGATCCCTTGAACAAGGCTTGTTCCTTCAACAAAGCAGGCAACAT CTGGTCTCCAGTGGAAGGCACCAGAGACATCTGCAGGTGCTGTGAGACTGGAAATTGTGCATTACTTGGAGGACATTCTAGGAGAGGCAGCCCTCTGGACAGATGGCCAGGCAGGCGCTTCCAGAGAGATGTGGCCTCCAGACATG GGGACTTCTCAGTGAGAGTAGAAGAGGCTGATGTTGTGGTAGGACCCCTAATCATCCTTGATGCCTACCAAGAATCCAGGGGTGTTGTAGAAGATCGAATGGAAGCAGGGAAGGCGGCTGCACCAG GTGCAGAGGCGAATCCTAGGCTGGAGCTGGGACTGACCTTGGTGGCAGCTGCCATAGCTTTGGCCTCCATGATTCTGGCCATCTGCTTCATATACAAAAACCACCGCTGTGCCATTGCTGGAACTGTTGTGTGA